CAGACATCACTGCCGACAATTTCAGCGCCCGCCACACAGCGTGAACAAATTTGCAATAGTCGTTCGCAGCCTAACTGTATAAACTCGGTTTTAACGCTCGCTTATTTACCGACATCCGGAGGCAGTACCCCCATGGCAATATGGACCCGCAGCATTCCCATTCTTGAGCATATGACTGAGGGCAGCAAGAACACGGCTGTCGCAACCATGGGCATTGAATTCGTGGAAATTGGTGACGACTACCTGATTGGCCGTATTCCCGTGGACGAGCGCACGGTGCAGCCATTTGGCATCCTGCATGGTGGGTCATCGGTCGTGCTGGCGGAGACGCTGGGCAGCATGGCTGCCAACTATTGCCTGCGTAAGGAAAACCAGATTGCGGTGGGGCTGGATATCAACGCCAACCATATTCGTTCCGTCACCAACGGCTGGGTCTACGGTACGGCACGGCCCGTTCACATTGGCGGCACTACGCAGGTCTGGGAAATACGGCTGGAAAACGAGGAAGGTAAGCTGACCTGTATCTCAAGGCTTACCATGGCCGTCATCGACCGGGGCTGAGATTTCGGGAGCCTTGCGGTTGAGAATGCCCTGTTCAATAAAATCCTTCATCACAATGCCGTAGCTTTCGTCCGGCACTTCCCGGGCAATCTTATAGGGTTGCCCGGCACTGTCGGGAACGCCTTTCAGGAGGTCCACTTCGCGGAAGGTGGCCAGTGGCTGCTTGAGCGCGTCACGCACCAGCAGAACCCGGGGTTTGAGTTTGCTGGTAGTGTGAGTGGTGACCACAATGCCTACTTCCTCGTTGGTCATTTCCACGATTGAGCCTGGCGGGTAAACGCCGATCATGCGGATGAATTCTACCGCCAGGCCTGCATCAAACTGGGTGCTTTTATTGCGGTGAATGATCTGCAGCGCTTCCATTGAAGCGCGGCCCCTGTCGTAAACCCGCGAGCTGGTGATGGCATCGTAGGTGTCTACCAGCCCCACAATTTTTGCAAACAACGGAATCTGGTGCCCGGCCAGTCCTCGCGGATAGCCTTTGCCGTCCATCCGTTCGTGATGTGAATAGGCGACGTCAACCGCCGAATGGGCGAGCCGGGGCAGGGCTGCCAGCACGTCCCGTCCGAAGGTAGTGTGATTTTTCATCACTGCGAATTCTTCGGGTGTGAGGGCGCCGGGTTTGTTCAGGATGTCATCGTCAATGCGCATCTTGCCCACATCGTGCAGCAGTCCACACAGGGCGACAGTTCGAATCTCTCCTTCCAGTAGCCCCAAGTGCTTGGCGAATGCCGCTGAAAGGATAGACACGTTGATGCAGTGTTCGGCAGTGTATTCGTCCTTGTTTTTGATCTTGGTAAGCAGCAGCAGGGCGTTGTCATTTCGCAGCACACTGTCCACACAGCTATCCACCACCTGGTGAATCTGGTTCATCTCAAGTGTGCGACCAAGCCGCAGGCTGGACATGATGTTCTTTGCGGTGGCCTTGGCGTCTGTGTAGCTTGTTCTTGCCGCGGCCATTTCACGGCTGGCGTCGACCTTGTTGATGTAGGTGACTTTGCGTTTGGGAACCGACGATGACGATTTTGAGGTGTCAGGTGAGGTGGGCTTTTCCGGTGCAACATCCACCCGCCCTTCCACAACGACCGTTTCGCACTGTTGCTGAACAGCAAGCACGTCCTCTTCGTTCTGGAGGATAAAACCCTGAAGCAGGAAGTCTGTTTCTTCCCATGGCCGATCCAGACGAACGACATGCATCCCGATCTTCAGCTGGGATACAGGGATTTCAGTCTCTATGATGTCCTGACGGGCCGTGTGCATAATGCAGCGTCTCAAAACCGGAAATGGCATGCTGACCAAACGGCACCCTGGTCACACTTCTAGCACTATGACTAAAGTATGGGTGAATACTGCTTCAGTGTATCGCGCGATTTTTTAAAACATTGTCAAATGCTGTAACGGGACGCAATGCCTGATGGAGCGGGGAGAGCGCCATGAACAACGGCAAAAACGGAATTCCGCTCTGGTGGCTGGCCATGGCCGCTGCCTTGACGCCTTTGGTGACCATTCACGTGACCTTCGCCGTATCGGTTCTGGAAGGTCATATTTCCTGGTGCATCCCATATTGGGACAGCTGTACCAGCATCAGCCGTACCGGCCGTTACGGGAGCAGCTATTTTATTTTCAAGGGCACCATGCTGCCGGCGGCGATTCTCGGCATCTTGTTCTGGTTTCTGAACGGCCGCTGGCTTCTGCAGCTGGGCGCGACCAGCCGCGGTCGCCCCTGGATTCCCTGGCTGGGCTTTGTCGCCTGTGTATCGCTGGCGGCCTATACTCTGGCGCTCGGCCATGCAGGAGACGCGTTCAACCTGACCCGTCGGATCGGCGTGGTGCTGTATTTCTCGCTCACTTTCATTGCACAGTTGCTGATCAGTTCGGCATTGATGGGGCATCCGCGATGGCACCACAGCGGTAAGCACCTGTTGTGGCTGTGCGAACTGGCGCTGGCGGTTGGCATACTGTCGGTTATCCTCACCGCCGTAGTGCCGGAGATCTATGGCCAGATAGACGATGCCTTCGAGTGGGTGCTGGCATTCCTGATCAACCTGCATGCGATCTGGATTGCCGTTCTGTGGAAACAGAGCCGCTTCCGGGCACGCTTGTGGGCGGAGTAGAGTCAGTAGAGTTACCTGTTATAACGACATCAGGCCGCGAACCAGCGCTGCTATGCCAGCCACAGCCGCAATGCCCAGGATAACGGGCCTCAGCCCGTCAAAGGGCATGCGATTGACCAGCTTTCCGGAAAGCCAGAATCCTGTCAATACTCCCGGGAAGGTGACTGCAAACAATTGCAGTTCCCGCTGTCCCAGGTAGCCGGATGCCAGCAGGGCGGCAATGCTGAAAAAGCTCGCCACCAGAAAGAACGCCGACATATTGGCTCGCACCAACGGGCCTTTCTGGTTCTGGTAGATCAACGCAATCGGTGGCCCCCCAACGGCAGTGATGGTTCCCATGTAGGTTGAGGCGGCCCCGGCCAGAACGCTGTTACGGGCATTCAGAGCCGGCCGTAAACCGGCCACGCTGAGCAGTACGCCCATAAGGATGAGTATGCCGAACACCAGCTCGAATCCCTTGGGTGAGATCAGCATCAACGTGACCCCGGCCAGGAACATCCCGGCAACCCCGCCACCGATGGCAAAGCGCACTTCCCGTATCTGCAGCGCACCCCGGTTTCGCAACACCATGAAAATTGTCAGCACTACCGCATTAAGCACCAGTGGCGCCGGCACCAGTACGGGGCTGATCAGAAAAAGCAGCGGTGCAGCCAGGGTTCCAATGCCATAACCTGCCACTCCCTGCAGACAGGAACCGGCCAGCAGGGCAAGGTTGGCTAGGAAAATCTGCAGCAGGGAAAGATCAGTCACATTCAGGTTACTCGAACAGATGGATGAGTGTTGATATCACAGCGCCGGGACAACCAAAACTGTTAAAATGAACCTTTTACCCCGGCTCGGAGGCGTTGGCAGATGGTTGCACAAGGAACTCAGGAGCGTTGTCCCTGTGGCAGTGGTGAATCTTACAGTGCCTGCTGTCAGGGCTACCATCAGGGCAAACCGGCACCAACGCCGGAAGCACTTATGCGGTCCCGCTACAGCGCCTTTGTACTGAAGCTGGCCGATTACCTGCAGTCCACATGGCACTCCAGCACCCGCCCACAAAACCTGGGCCTGGAGCAAACGCCCCGGTGGGCCTCACTGAAGATCCTGTCGTCAGATGATTCGGGTAACGATGGCACCGTGCATTTTCGTGCCATCTATCGTACTGACAACGGCTGGGGATACCTGGAAGAGAAATCCGACTTCCTCCGAGAGGGTGGCCGCTGGTATTACGTCAGCGGTGACACCAGCGAAGGCGTGCTCAAGCCTGGCAGGAATGAGCCCTGCCCCTGTGGTAGCGGCAGAAAATACAAAACCTGCTGCTTCTGATCCGCACAGCTACTCGAAAGAGGGCATTTCAGGCTGCACCACGTCTTTGCCGGCCTCTTGCCAGGCATCAAACCCTCCGGCAATCGAGGTGACATGCAGGTACCCCATTTCCTGCAATGCTTTCGCGCTGAGCGCGGCCCTGCCAGAGGTTTTGCAGTAGCACACAATGTTCAGGTCACGGCTTTCCAGCGCCGGATCGTTGCTGAACTTGAACTCCAGCATACCTCGCGAAATATTCACTGCCCCGGGGATATGGCTGGTGCGGTATTCGTCCGGGTCTCTCACATCTATCAGCATATCGGCTTTCCGGATCGCATCATCCGCCTGGTCCAGCGGGACTTCGTGAATATCCTGTTTGGCTTGCGCAACCAGATCGTGGGCCGTTTTCATGGGGGTTCTCCAAAGCGCTGAAGTAATACACCGAGAGTAAGGCATTTGCCGGGCAGGCGTCACCAGCAGTGTGCTAAATTGACGCACCGGATCATGAGGAAGCTATGAAAACTGACACTCCCGAAGCCACCAAAGGCGTCTTGTACGGCCTTTCCGCCTATACCATATGGGGCTGCTTTCCGCTGTACTTTGCCCTGTTCGCAGGGGTGCCCTCGTATGAAGTGCTGATCCACCGGGTTATCTGGTCCTGCGTTTTTCTGGCTGTCGTGGTGACCATTCTCAAGCGCTGGAAGCCGATAACAGCGGCATTGGCACGTCCCAAAAAACTCGGCTTCGTACTCGGGTGTGCGGTATTCATTGCGGTGAACTGGGGTGTCTACATCTATGCTGTGGAAACCCGCCACGTACTCCAGGCCAGCCTCGGTTACTTCCTCACGCCGCTGGTGAATGTGGCCCTGGGCATGCTGGTGTTGAAAGAGACCATCTCCCGCTTGCAGGTTGTGGCCGTAGCGCTGGCCACCGTCGCCATTCTGTACCAGTTGTTCCTGCTGGGCCTGGTGCCCTGGATAACCCTGGTGCTGGCCTTCAGTTTCGGTACCTACGGCTTGCTGCGCAAACAGGTAGAGCTGGATGGCCTGTCGGGCCTGTTCGTAGAAACCTTGCTGCTGCTGCCTGTCAGCCTGCTGGCACTTGCATGGTTGGGCTCTGCCGGCCA
Above is a genomic segment from Marinobacter panjinensis containing:
- a CDS encoding hotdog fold thioesterase, whose product is MAIWTRSIPILEHMTEGSKNTAVATMGIEFVEIGDDYLIGRIPVDERTVQPFGILHGGSSVVLAETLGSMAANYCLRKENQIAVGLDINANHIRSVTNGWVYGTARPVHIGGTTQVWEIRLENEEGKLTCISRLTMAVIDRG
- a CDS encoding sulfite exporter TauE/SafE family protein; amino-acid sequence: MTDLSLLQIFLANLALLAGSCLQGVAGYGIGTLAAPLLFLISPVLVPAPLVLNAVVLTIFMVLRNRGALQIREVRFAIGGGVAGMFLAGVTLMLISPKGFELVFGILILMGVLLSVAGLRPALNARNSVLAGAASTYMGTITAVGGPPIALIYQNQKGPLVRANMSAFFLVASFFSIAALLASGYLGQRELQLFAVTFPGVLTGFWLSGKLVNRMPFDGLRPVILGIAAVAGIAALVRGLMSL
- a CDS encoding YchJ family protein, with amino-acid sequence MVAQGTQERCPCGSGESYSACCQGYHQGKPAPTPEALMRSRYSAFVLKLADYLQSTWHSSTRPQNLGLEQTPRWASLKILSSDDSGNDGTVHFRAIYRTDNGWGYLEEKSDFLREGGRWYYVSGDTSEGVLKPGRNEPCPCGSGRKYKTCCF
- the rarD gene encoding EamA family transporter RarD, yielding MKTDTPEATKGVLYGLSAYTIWGCFPLYFALFAGVPSYEVLIHRVIWSCVFLAVVVTILKRWKPITAALARPKKLGFVLGCAVFIAVNWGVYIYAVETRHVLQASLGYFLTPLVNVALGMLVLKETISRLQVVAVALATVAILYQLFLLGLVPWITLVLAFSFGTYGLLRKQVELDGLSGLFVETLLLLPVSLLALAWLGSAGQSHFSDSSTITLLLISSGMVTAIPLLLFAGAARRLRLATVGFLMYINPTLQFFIALFVFDEPMSGEKLLSFVMIWVALGLYSWSAWAGRQRTV
- a CDS encoding HD-GYP domain-containing protein, producing MHTARQDIIETEIPVSQLKIGMHVVRLDRPWEETDFLLQGFILQNEEDVLAVQQQCETVVVEGRVDVAPEKPTSPDTSKSSSSVPKRKVTYINKVDASREMAAARTSYTDAKATAKNIMSSLRLGRTLEMNQIHQVVDSCVDSVLRNDNALLLLTKIKNKDEYTAEHCINVSILSAAFAKHLGLLEGEIRTVALCGLLHDVGKMRIDDDILNKPGALTPEEFAVMKNHTTFGRDVLAALPRLAHSAVDVAYSHHERMDGKGYPRGLAGHQIPLFAKIVGLVDTYDAITSSRVYDRGRASMEALQIIHRNKSTQFDAGLAVEFIRMIGVYPPGSIVEMTNEEVGIVVTTHTTSKLKPRVLLVRDALKQPLATFREVDLLKGVPDSAGQPYKIAREVPDESYGIVMKDFIEQGILNRKAPEISAPVDDGHGKP
- a CDS encoding rhodanese-like domain-containing protein; translated protein: MKTAHDLVAQAKQDIHEVPLDQADDAIRKADMLIDVRDPDEYRTSHIPGAVNISRGMLEFKFSNDPALESRDLNIVCYCKTSGRAALSAKALQEMGYLHVTSIAGGFDAWQEAGKDVVQPEMPSFE